One Tachysurus vachellii isolate PV-2020 chromosome 14, HZAU_Pvac_v1, whole genome shotgun sequence genomic window, TGATGAATGgcattaaaaagtaaattagtaataaaaaaaaataatcggcttgtggtgtaagaggaataaaagacttTAAGGTGTGCTGTTAGTGGAGAATATAACGGCATGTCACTGCACGTCCTTTGTAACGTAACTGAGACagatttgagtgtgtgtgaaagctttcCTGGTTTCTCACAGCAAGGATTTCGGGAATGACGTCGTTCAGGCGTTTAAAGGAATTTGATTCATTCAGTAAAAGTGGCTGCATGCACAAGAACATCAGGGTGGATCTCAGCCAGAACGACATGCTGACACCAAACACCCAAACACTGGAAAATCTACACACCAGAGTTGATATCATGTGTCCCCTAACAGCTGGAAATTGTACCGGGTCCTTCTTTGTGAGAACgtttataataaacatagaGATTTTTCTTCAGGAAGTGCTGCAGTTTCGATCGTCAATATAATGTACAAAATGCACACGAGTAAACGTCCAGCGTGGCTCTGATTGCGGTTCTGCGATTCCTGATTGGAGTAAGATAAAAGGAGATACGATATGAGGCACAAAGTTCTGGCACCTAGAGGAGGATGGGCTGCAATCGCTTCAGATCAGATCTGATTCTGTATCTGTATGTACAAAGCCACTAAATATCGCTGTTGTGTAATAGATTATAACATTAACACCTCGtcatttatgtttgtgtatatattcaaTCACTgtgaaacatactgtatgtactacTTTACCCATCCTAAACGTGACAACATTAGCACGGTTGCTAAACATCCCCACCATGTCAACTACGTCtgagttctgattggtcgagcAGGAGAAGGCGGAGAAGAAGGAGGCGGTGCTCTTTATTCGAGAACCGGAGCGGATCTGTCGTTGGTCGTGGCTTTTTTGAGGCTCACCCCTCGCCGAATAGAGGACAGCATGCTGCCTTCCTGCTCGTCTGGCCCCACTTCTTCCTGCTCTGCCAGAGTATCTGATTGGCTGACGGAGTTGGGTGTTAGCTGTGTGGGTGATGGCGAGGGATCGCTGGGGATTTCTTGGTCCTCGCTGCAGAACGGTGTGGGCACGGTGGGTGTCTTAACAGGAATGACAGGGGTCTTGATGGGGATCGGACCATGAACACTCGGCCCGCGCCACAGGCTCGGCTTCGAGGTGGGCGCACGCCGGATGGTGGCCACGCCTGGTGTGATGCTAAAAGGCCCACAGGGAGAAGAGCGCTTAGCGGGTAAAGTCCTGCGATATGAATGGCTGACATCCGTGCTCTGAATCAGTGGGGTGGGCCCATCGCAATCCTGCGACTCCCCGTCTTGGTCTCCGCCCCCTGGCAAGCACTCATAATCAAATACTGTAGAAAGGAAGGaggaaataaagacagaaagaacaaGGTGTTTTGTTTACATATAGCATAGATAGACTATTGTCTGGAATCTAAACAAAACTCTTTTTCTTTGACATATTTTTATTCACCACTAGATGGCGGAATCACGACACAGACGTGTTAACTGGTGAAGTTTCTCGACGGCAAACTAGTGCAAACTATTCTCTAATCTGAGCTTGAGGAGTGaaactgttctctctctctgtctctctctctctctctctcactctcacttactctctatgtctctctctctctcgctctctctctcggcaGGGTTACATTTTAGGCTCATACACTCTCTGACTACATCTGACAATGAATAAATGAGCACAAAATCTTTTACAGGGGCAGAGCTTATCTAAGGGAATGAAGAAATAAAGCGAAATCTGTACCAAGAGtgtaataaaaaagatattACAGTGTTAAAATAGAAACCATTgcacactgtgacacacacacacacacacactcactgtaggTGTCCTCGCTGCAGCAGGGGGTGTTGGTCTGTGTGCTGTAGCCGCTGGAACCCTGAACAGACTCCCGGCTGCTGCGTGGTAAATCTAACGATAGACCAcgagacagacacacagccagCTCCTCATGAGCTTcgtcctgtaacacacacacaaacacacacaaaaaggttGATATATTTAGGATTATGGGTTTAAACGACAGGAGAGTAGAAAGAGATCAAATGGCAGCAGACAGTAAGGTGATGTATTATTACATAAGATGTATTATTACACTATAATACTGGCTGCATTTATAATAACCGCTGAATTAAAGCTACTGTAAAACAACAGCGCTGCACTGATACTGATGCAGACTCCATTTTGCATTAAATACAGATTTAACAAGTAAGAGTCAATAATTTTCTGTGAAATCTATAGAACGATAACAACATGGAAACCATTCAGAAATAAGGCATCGAACTGAAATGTAAACTATTGCTGTGCATGATTTTATGACCTAACACAGATGGTCAAATCCTGGGCTACTTGCTTGTGAATTCTGAGCTCAGAAACACGCAGTGATGTGTAGAAAGTTCTTGTGTAACACCACTGCTGGTACGGAGCACGGAGAATAAAGTGCCATCGAAATGTTGAGCCAGAATGAAGATGCCTGAAATCTttcattgttttaaaatgatttttatactAACGCTTAAGAGCAAATGCGACGGGGGGTTAAATCATAAACTGGACTGGATGTCGCAGCAACAGAGTGGTAAAGTATGATGTGGTTAAAACAAGTTCACTgtactgttgtgttgtgttgtgttgctcaCTCTGGGTTTAGTGTGAGTGCTGGAGTTGGGGCTGACTTTGTGAGCTTCGTCTCTGGAGCTGCTGCACTCgctgttctctctcactctctccctcaccctCCGAAGGGTGTTCACCATGGGCTGGTCGTATGGACCCGGCCGGGCCCAGTCCTAAAGacgcagagacacagacagaactATCGAGccttctttctttatctgtgtTAATCAATCAAGCCAAACGATGGATATGCGGTGACTGTGTGAAGGAACGGATGGACACAGAAGAGGTGAGAGACGGACGGAACTGACCTTCCAGCTGGGGACTCTGTGTAAGGGGGGAAATGTACCGGGTCCCACAGGAAAACACGGCTCCAAATCCACCCCTGGGGTGGGGCCAGGCGGAGACCACGCCCACACAGGGCTGGGGGGGTGTGATACGAAAGGTGGAGATGATGGGATGATGAAGAAGGAAGGGTCCACTGAATTAAATGGTGACGTGCTGCCGTTTAGCAACTGAAtgtgtaaagtaaataaaaacagacaggaTGAATGAGAAATCATATGAAAACGCCCAACACAAAATTTCAGTGatgatgaaatgaaatggagGCGAATAGAAACAATACGGCAGCCTGCTGAGGCTCAGATCTTACTTAAGagtatttctttccttttggtgaaagagtgtgtgtgtgcgtgtgtgtgtgtgtcaccttgtCTTCTGTGTTGGTGTTGGAGTCAGGTAATGTGGTAGTGCGGCTGTCTGTGATTGGCTGAGCTGACTCATCGCAGCAGGACGAGTCAGAGCACTGAGCACACACGCAAAGCCATGCAGAGCGTGTGTACATAAGCAGGCACAgggaacacaacaaaacacacacacacacacacaaaggaaaacACATTAGCGCTTTGCAAAAGAAATGAGCAGCATGCACTGATAGGCGGGATGTAAGAGCCAAAGCCATGGAAACTAAAGCTTCACATCAGTCCAaagcagagcgagagagagaggctgagagaggcagaaagaggcAGTGAGGGAGAGGCTGAGAGAGGctcagagaggcagagagagagccagagagagagagagagagagagagagaggcagagagaggcagagagagagagaggggctgAGAGAGGTAGAAagaggcagagtgagagagaggctgagagaggcagagagagagagagaggctgtaaaaggcagagagagagagcggctgagagagagaggcagaaagaggcAGTGAGGGAGAGGCTGAGAGAGGctcagagaggcagagagagagagagaggcaaagagagagagagcggctAAGAGAGAGGTAGAAAGAGGCAGAGTGGGAGAGAGGctgagagaggcagagagagagagaggctgagagaggcagagagagagagcggctgagagagagaggcagaaagaggcagagagagagagagagagagagagagatagagagagaaagagtgatagAAAATTATAGAACGGCAAGAAGACACATTCACtagttctttcagtgtgtggtCGTATGTGtgcccaagtgtgtgtgttttgacgaGTGGGAATGACTCATCAGTTAGAGCTGGTTCACTGAAGCAGTGCTGAGGCTTAATTTGAAAACCTGGCACACTTTTCCATGTCAAAAGCCCTTTCTCATATGCTGACGTGCATCGTTTCATCGCCATGACAACCCCAGTTAAGTTTAATGACTGCCATTTAAACAAGACATAAAACATGGCTATTGAAAAAGATGAGCAAAACTAATATAGGAACTGTGAGTCAAATGTCAGAGGAGGAAACTGGATGAACTAATACTATAAATGATCTAGCTGTGTTCTGAAGGAAACGTCTTTAGTCTAAAGCACTTAAATCACTGTTGATTTAACCGACTGTGTTAGCGTCAGAGTCAGTACACTCGGCTCAAACTGGAGTGGATGTAGCACAGCGTAAATAACCGAGTTTCTCTTACATTGTAATGTAATTACATTACTGCGATTAAAGAATTATATTTAGAGATTTACGCTATATGGCAAAAAACATGTGGACGCTGGACACACAGTTGTTTGCTACCaactttgtgtctgtctgttcatctacCTGTCCATCTTCAACTTAACTTGATGTATATATCCtgaattagatagatagatagatagatagatagatagacagacagacaaacagacagacagacagatacgtTGATGATCAATCCCCCACGTCTGATTATGTCATTTCTCAAATGTGAGCCGTTTTTTGTCTATGAAAAAGATGTAAGTGTCTCCAGCTGCATGGCTTCCTAATTTAATAGCGAACGCTCCCTAGCAACAAGAGCCGGTTCCCATGGCAGCGTGAGCAGGAAGGGTTTTGTAATAATGCATATTCATTACCGCACGCAGTGACAGGCTCTCGGCACCTGATGCAATATGCATGAGGGAGAGCTGCAATAATACACATATTCAGAAAAATGGGAGTGATCTTCACAGCCACTTCCTGAAGTGCTCAGTCTCGTCTTGGgtgagatggaaaaaaaagaggtctgtgaggtgtgtgaaggCTAATCTGGGTGTTGCACTGTCACTGAGCGAGAGTGTATATGAATCCCAGCTCATGAACACTTACCTGTACGCTCCCGTCTGGAGGCATGGGGGAGGGACTTTTGGACTGACAGGTGTCCTGAGAGGTGAAGCCCGAGTCGTGAGAGGAGACGCTGGGAAGGCGGACGGAGCCTTGCTGTGGGAGGGCGGAGCCTCGGTAACGGAAATGTGATGTGggagagtgagaatgagagcTGCTCGAACGAGAGTCACTGCTGTTCACACTGTTCAGACTACtgcttagagagagagagagagagagagagagagagagagagagagagaaagattattttattaaaaatatgtcaattttaaacattaaggaggaaaaaacaaaggTAGAAATGACATGCATGGTGTGTGAGTTCCGTCTCTGGACcgttcctcatcctcatcctcatccttgCATTCTGACTACAAATACCTACACATTATATTTTCAAACAAATACAGTTTCTGGAAATAGATGCTGTAATCTAAACACCGTGACCCTGATCAGGAAGATACTAAGGATGAAGAAACAGAAGCTCTAAATGTCCACTTCATGCTTTTACATGTAAGCAAAAACTTTGTGACTTTTCTTGCATTCTGTGTTATCCCAGTCCTTTAATCTTAAAACACTCCTTTAATCTTGTCTTTGAATGTGTTTTAAGTGTttatcctaaccctaaccctaaccctaaccctaaccattcGGCATAATTAGGCATAAAACCTAAAGTAGACCTAAATTGTCTTGAGCTCACTATTGGGAATCTCTTAAAACAAATATTGGTATAAAACTATGAATCTGTTTCATTTATCCTTTTAGAGCTGGGAAGACTTTTTTCATTGATAGTTTTGCGTGTCTGATGAGGCATAAGAGGTCACAACAGCCATCAGGACAGTAATGCTGTCATCTTTTCAGTTTAGTCCTGGTGTGCATACTGTGGACAAATATGTgaagggttgccagattggtgtAACACCTTCATTATAATAGATTAGATTCtacatgaagaaagaatttcactgtgttgtaatgtttttgtgacAAAAGAAAGACTTCTAATCATTAGAAGTCTTTCTTTTgtcacaaaaacattacaacacagtgaaattctttcttcatgtaTCCCAGCttttggaggttgtggtcagagcgcagggtcaggcATGATACACCACcgctggagcagtgagggttaagggccgtgctcaagggcccaaaagaTGTCAGATTGGTAGtgctgagactcgaacccacgaCTGAATAGACACCTTCTAATCTAGGGTTTAAAATTCCTCCAATTCGCCAACAAAACtcatctatataaatataatacgaatgataaaaaaaaatcagcccaTGCTTATTGTGCAAGAAATCAGAAATAACTCAAATTCTGCAGCACTGAGTAATCCAACACATCCTGGAGTAAAGGTGACCTAGCCATGCTTCAGATGTGGGCGCTCTGTtaaaacacacctacacatgcTGGACTTCCTGGAGGTGGTGCTGGGAGAAGAGGGTGGAGTCTGATATGACCAGCTACACTCGGAGCCTTTCAGATCAGCGATCACCTGCACAAGAATGCACAAAAACTCACTGAATTCACTCACAATCAATACACCAAATAGGAAACATggaattttaataataattatctacTGTCtcggaagaaaataaaaatccaatgTGCGTGTTTGGTCTCACTTTGTAGATCTAGTTCACTTTGTAGCATGAATTTCTTGTCATTGAGTGAAGCTTAATTCAGCTTTAAAGAGGaggtgtatacgtgtgtgtgtgtgtgtgtgtgtgtgtgtgtgtgtgtgtgtgtgtgtgtgtgtgtgtgatgtggtgaggGTGTTTACACACCTGTTCGCTGGAGGGAGGCAGCTTATGAGGGTCCATAGTCAAAGACCTCAGATCATCAGAGATCGACTGCAGGTGTGTGATCTCACCCAACATACAAACTTCCTCTTCCTAAATccagtgggagagagagggagagagagagagagggggcagagagagagagagaaagagatagagagaaagagagagagagagacacacacataatagtGAGTAACAGTAAACAGTGCATACTTTAGGAAGCAGTGGGAATATTAATGAGTTAGAAAAGCAGGACATtaaaggagaggagagacagTGATCATGGGTAGAGGACGAGCTGACTCACTATG contains:
- the LOC132856575 gene encoding protein MTSS 1-like isoform X1, which translates into the protein MEAVMERECSALGGLFQTVITDMKGSYPVWEDFISKAGKLQAQLRATVVAVSAFLDAFQKVADLATGSRGATRDIGSALTRMCMRHRSIEAKIRQFSMVFVDSLINPLQEQMEEWKRVTNTMDKDHAKEYKRARQEIKKKSSDTLKLQKKAKKGRGDLQPQVDNALQGVSDKYVSLQETERQAVRKALIEERARFCMFVSMLRPAIEEEVCMLGEITHLQSISDDLRSLTMDPHKLPPSSEQVIADLKGSECSWSYQTPPSSPSTTSRKSSMCSSLNSVNSSDSRSSSSHSHSPTSHFRYRGSALPQQGSVRLPSVSSHDSGFTSQDTCQSKSPSPMPPDGSVQCSDSSCCDESAQPITDSRTTTLPDSNTNTEDKLLNGSTSPFNSVDPSFFIIPSSPPFVSHPPSPVWAWSPPGPTPGVDLEPCFPVGPGTFPPLHRVPSWKDWARPGPYDQPMVNTLRRVRERVRENSECSSSRDEAHKVSPNSSTHTKPRDEAHEELAVCLSRGLSLDLPRSSRESVQGSSGYSTQTNTPCCSEDTYIFDYECLPGGGDQDGESQDCDGPTPLIQSTDVSHSYRRTLPAKRSSPCGPFSITPGVATIRRAPTSKPSLWRGPSVHGPIPIKTPVIPVKTPTVPTPFCSEDQEIPSDPSPSPTQLTPNSVSQSDTLAEQEEVGPDEQEGSMLSSIRRGVSLKKATTNDRSAPVLE
- the LOC132856575 gene encoding protein MTSS 1-like isoform X2 — protein: MEAVMERECSALGGLFQTVITDMKGSYPVWEDFISKAGKLQAQLRATVVAVSAFLDAFQKVADLATGSRGATRDIGSALTRMCMRHRSIEAKIRQFSMVFVDSLINPLQEQMEEWKRVTNTMDKDHAKEYKRARQEIKKKSSDTLKLQKKAKKGRGDLQPQVDNALQGVSDKYVSLQETERQAVRKALIEERARFCMFVSMLRPAIEEEVCMLGEITHLQSISDDLRSLTMDPHKLPPSSEQVIADLKGSECSWSYQTPPSSPSTTSRKSSMCSSLNSVNSSDSRSSSSHSHSPTSHFRYRGSALPQQGSVRLPSVSSHDSGFTSQDTCQSKSPSPMPPDGSVQLLNGSTSPFNSVDPSFFIIPSSPPFVSHPPSPVWAWSPPGPTPGVDLEPCFPVGPGTFPPLHRVPSWKDWARPGPYDQPMVNTLRRVRERVRENSECSSSRDEAHKVSPNSSTHTKPRDEAHEELAVCLSRGLSLDLPRSSRESVQGSSGYSTQTNTPCCSEDTYIFDYECLPGGGDQDGESQDCDGPTPLIQSTDVSHSYRRTLPAKRSSPCGPFSITPGVATIRRAPTSKPSLWRGPSVHGPIPIKTPVIPVKTPTVPTPFCSEDQEIPSDPSPSPTQLTPNSVSQSDTLAEQEEVGPDEQEGSMLSSIRRGVSLKKATTNDRSAPVLE
- the LOC132856575 gene encoding protein MTSS 1-like isoform X3, producing the protein MEAVMERECSALGGLFQTVITDMKGSYPVWEDFISKAGKLQAQLRATVVAVSAFLDAFQKVADLATGSRGATRDIGSALTRMCMRHRSIEAKIRQFSMVFVDSLINPLQEQMEEWKRVTNTMDKDHAKEYKRARQEIKKKSSDTLKLQKKAKKGRGDLQPQVDNALQGVSDKYVSLQETERQAVRKALIEERARFCMFVSMLRPAIEEEVCMLGEITHLQSISDDLRSLTMDPHKLPPSSEQVIADLKGSECSWSYQTPPSSPSTTSRKSSMCSSLNSVNSSDSRSSSSHSHSPTSHFRYRGSALPQQGSVRLPSVSSHDSGFTSQDTCQSKSPSPMPPDGSVQDWARPGPYDQPMVNTLRRVRERVRENSECSSSRDEAHKVSPNSSTHTKPRDEAHEELAVCLSRGLSLDLPRSSRESVQGSSGYSTQTNTPCCSEDTYIFDYECLPGGGDQDGESQDCDGPTPLIQSTDVSHSYRRTLPAKRSSPCGPFSITPGVATIRRAPTSKPSLWRGPSVHGPIPIKTPVIPVKTPTVPTPFCSEDQEIPSDPSPSPTQLTPNSVSQSDTLAEQEEVGPDEQEGSMLSSIRRGVSLKKATTNDRSAPVLE